Proteins encoded by one window of Bacteroidia bacterium:
- a CDS encoding T9SS type A sorting domain-containing protein, producing MRRNSILQMLFLLIIFFSIEETALSQGRNSIFFMGYHDAPTSNEARMVFTGTSYNLSLEQRDIPFIFTQGNIADENGNILMSSNGIFIADATGDTMLDGGGLNPDLFTDDWKQYGLPMPYANLFLPMPDDSNKYVLFHQVADYNAPVGLDALEIYYSNVDLSMNGGLGQVISKNNIALSGVFSWGIAACKHGNGRDWWIVAMSDIATGMHVFLLTPDTLQYMGLQTFPVTGFPYGFAGQPVFSPDGEKFAFGGSYGITGMNYLSCVSLFDFDRCSGIFSLDTVIDYSDNYLSTATTFSPSSKYLYFASVKYIYQYDTDSFGLIPYQLVAVNDTFLSAPPVFYTDFNLMYLAANGKIYISSGSSVLDLHEMDYPDSAGVLCNVNLHNIHTNCFFRGVPNHPNYYLGRLVGSVCDSLTSVSEIEHDFKFKILPNPNNGNFKIMYLLPQNTSGKLEIFDINGRAVYSQNLPQWSTLQFISLPKISNGVYAVKIISDNFSVTKKLIMYHE from the coding sequence ATGAGAAGAAACAGCATTTTACAAATGCTTTTTCTTCTCATAATTTTTTTCTCAATAGAAGAAACAGCACTTTCGCAAGGAAGAAATTCTATCTTTTTTATGGGCTACCATGACGCGCCTACCTCAAACGAGGCTCGCATGGTTTTTACAGGCACATCATATAATTTATCCTTAGAGCAAAGAGATATTCCTTTTATATTTACACAAGGAAATATTGCCGATGAAAACGGAAATATATTAATGAGCAGCAATGGAATTTTTATAGCTGATGCAACAGGTGATACCATGTTGGACGGTGGCGGATTAAATCCTGATTTATTTACGGATGATTGGAAACAATACGGATTGCCAATGCCCTACGCTAATTTATTTTTACCCATGCCTGATGATAGTAATAAATATGTTTTGTTTCATCAGGTTGCTGATTACAACGCCCCCGTAGGATTAGACGCATTAGAAATTTATTATTCTAATGTTGATTTGTCCATGAATGGAGGCTTAGGACAGGTTATTTCAAAAAATAACATTGCTCTTTCAGGTGTTTTCAGTTGGGGAATTGCTGCCTGTAAACATGGAAATGGTAGGGATTGGTGGATAGTTGCAATGTCTGACATTGCAACCGGAATGCACGTTTTTCTTTTAACTCCTGACACCTTGCAATACATGGGATTACAAACATTTCCTGTTACAGGATTTCCTTATGGATTTGCAGGTCAACCTGTTTTTTCACCTGACGGTGAAAAATTTGCTTTTGGAGGCAGCTATGGTATTACAGGCATGAATTATTTGTCCTGTGTTTCATTGTTTGATTTTGACAGGTGTTCAGGCATTTTTAGTTTAGATACTGTCATTGATTATTCTGATAATTATCTTTCAACAGCAACAACCTTTTCACCAAGTTCAAAATACTTGTACTTTGCAAGTGTAAAATATATCTATCAATATGATACGGATAGTTTTGGATTAATCCCATATCAGTTAGTTGCTGTTAATGATACTTTTCTTTCTGCACCGCCTGTTTTTTATACTGACTTTAATTTAATGTATCTTGCCGCAAACGGTAAAATTTATATTTCATCAGGCAGCAGTGTTTTAGATTTACATGAAATGGATTATCCTGACAGTGCAGGAGTTTTATGTAACGTCAATTTGCACAACATACATACAAATTGTTTTTTTAGAGGTGTTCCTAATCACCCCAATTATTATTTAGGGCGTTTGGTTGGTAGTGTGTGTGATAGTTTAACTTCTGTTTCAGAAATAGAGCATGATTTTAAATTTAAAATTTTACCAAATCCCAATAATGGAAATTTTAAAATCATGTATTTGTTACCTCAAAACACATCAGGCAAGTTAGAAATTTTTGATATAAACGGCAGAGCCGTTTATTCTCAAAATTTACCCCAATGGAGTACGCTGCAATTTATTTCATTGCCTAAAATTTCAAACGGGGTTTATGCCGTCAAAATAATTTCCGATAATTTCAGTGTAACAAAAAAATTAATAATGTATCATGAATAA
- a CDS encoding T9SS type A sorting domain-containing protein, with amino-acid sequence MNNTFYCSSSTVCSSQPPALTDSVLNVMIANGTLESEEYVEESRAIAEEYLYRELADDSVLWFSDSTYIQFMEEHQSENTGYLYDAEAYLSAAYTYDSTLMALVDSCNLQITTLTDSIEKLDENHPAGWEVIRDQILYTIEFLNQTIYNLNLQIEALFNDNLTNAELQNSYVVNGELPELNGVYMNEMEINYMETDEDLQFLRDNYSGIIAIASQCPYVGGKAVERARTYIALINDSISYDDANICLQSGVYRFANDSTEKITSSDIKIIPNPANDKVTVQLTGIDDGICKIQIRNVLNEIVYDDVFDCKNQKHIINVSNLSQGVYSISVNAVGKKSIINKLIITR; translated from the coding sequence ATGAATAATACATTTTATTGTTCTTCTTCTACTGTATGCAGTTCACAACCCCCTGCTTTAACGGATTCCGTATTAAATGTAATGATTGCTAACGGAACGTTAGAGTCGGAAGAATATGTTGAAGAAAGCAGAGCAATAGCCGAAGAGTATTTGTATAGGGAGTTAGCTGATGATTCTGTTCTTTGGTTTAGTGATTCCACCTATATTCAATTTATGGAAGAACATCAAAGTGAGAATACAGGATATTTATACGATGCTGAAGCATATTTAAGCGCTGCATATACCTATGATTCTACCTTAATGGCATTAGTTGACAGTTGTAATTTGCAAATAACCACATTAACCGATAGCATTGAAAAGTTGGATGAAAACCACCCTGCTGGATGGGAAGTCATAAGAGATCAAATTCTTTACACCATAGAATTTCTGAATCAAACAATATATAATTTAAATTTACAGATAGAGGCCTTATTTAATGATAATCTTACAAATGCAGAACTGCAAAACAGTTATGTGGTCAACGGTGAATTACCTGAGTTGAATGGTGTTTACATGAATGAGATGGAGATAAACTATATGGAAACAGATGAGGATTTACAATTCCTCAGAGATAACTATTCAGGAATAATTGCAATTGCAAGTCAATGTCCCTATGTGGGAGGTAAGGCAGTGGAAAGAGCACGTACATACATAGCATTAATAAATGATTCTATTTCTTATGATGATGCTAATATTTGCCTTCAAAGTGGAGTGTACCGCTTTGCAAATGATTCAACAGAAAAAATAACATCAAGTGATATTAAAATTATTCCGAACCCTGCAAATGATAAAGTAACCGTTCAATTAACAGGAATAGATGACGGAATATGTAAAATTCAAATCAGAAATGTTTTGAATGAAATAGTATATGATGATGTTTTTGATTGCAAAAATCAAAAACACATAATCAATGTTTCAAATTTAAGTCAGGGAGTTTATTCCATATCCGTAAATGCCGTTGGTAAAAAGTCAATCATTAATAAATTAATTATTACACGATGA
- a CDS encoding T9SS type A sorting domain-containing protein — MKIIKNNSILKMLLFLILMVVLKTTAFSQGRNSIFFLGDQAKARMSFTGTSYNIQTETRTIPFMDTQGNIADENGNILMSSNGVFIADAIGDTMVNGDSLNPNSFTDDFKQYGLPMPYANLFLPMPDDSNKYVLFHQVLDYTTANVPNIFYTTVDITLNGGLGAVISKNNIIATNAFGVGMAACKNANGRDWWVVALSFDATLAHTFLVTPNAVQYMGSQNLQFAGFPLGFGGQPTFSPNGEKFAFSCSNIVGMSYQSKVQLFDFDRCSGVFSLDTVIDFTDGNISFATAFSPNSKYLYFGTIENLYQINTDTSDIGATFQLVATNDVFPSSVPPFYTNFYLMYLAANGKIYISSTSSVEHLHEINYPDSAGVACGVQLHNVFTDCYFIGVPNHPNYYLGRLIGSACDTLTSVAEIEHDFKFSISPNPSNGNFKIIYLLPQNKSGTFQIFDINGKAIYKQNLPPWSTMQYISLPKLANGVYNCTIISNNERVHKKLVVFKE; from the coding sequence ATGAAAATTATTAAAAACAACAGCATTTTAAAAATGCTGTTGTTTTTAATACTAATGGTAGTATTAAAAACAACAGCATTTTCGCAAGGCAGAAACTCAATTTTTTTCTTGGGGGACCAAGCAAAAGCAAGAATGAGTTTTACTGGCACTTCTTATAATATCCAAACGGAAACAAGAACAATACCTTTTATGGACACACAGGGAAATATTGCTGATGAAAACGGAAATATTTTAATGAGCAGCAATGGAGTTTTCATAGCCGATGCCATAGGAGATACCATGGTGAATGGTGATAGCTTAAATCCCAATTCCTTTACAGATGACTTTAAGCAATACGGCTTGCCAATGCCCTATGCTAATTTATTTTTGCCAATGCCTGATGATTCAAATAAGTATGTTTTGTTTCATCAGGTTTTAGATTACACAACTGCTAACGTACCTAATATTTTTTATACAACGGTTGATATAACATTAAATGGGGGATTAGGTGCTGTTATAAGCAAGAATAATATTATTGCTACTAACGCTTTTGGTGTCGGAATGGCTGCCTGTAAAAATGCCAATGGTAGAGACTGGTGGGTAGTGGCATTATCTTTTGACGCAACCCTTGCTCATACTTTTTTAGTAACACCAAATGCCGTTCAATATATGGGAAGTCAAAACCTGCAATTTGCAGGTTTTCCATTAGGGTTTGGTGGACAACCAACCTTTTCACCTAACGGTGAAAAATTTGCTTTTTCATGTAGCAATATTGTTGGAATGAGTTACCAATCAAAAGTTCAGTTGTTCGATTTTGACAGGTGTTCAGGTGTTTTTAGCTTAGACACCGTTATTGACTTTACTGATGGAAATATTTCATTTGCTACTGCATTTTCACCAAATTCAAAATACCTCTACTTTGGAACAATAGAAAATTTATATCAAATTAATACTGATACTTCGGACATTGGCGCAACTTTTCAGTTAGTTGCAACCAATGATGTTTTTCCTTCGTCTGTTCCGCCTTTTTATACTAATTTTTATTTAATGTATCTTGCTGCAAACGGCAAGATTTACATTTCATCAACAAGTAGTGTAGAGCATTTGCATGAAATAAATTACCCTGACAGTGCAGGCGTAGCTTGCGGTGTTCAGTTACATAATGTTTTTACGGATTGTTATTTTATTGGTGTGCCCAATCACCCCAATTATTATTTAGGGCGTTTAATTGGTAGTGCTTGTGATACTTTAACTTCTGTTGCAGAAATTGAGCATGATTTTAAATTTTCCATTTCCCCTAACCCATCAAACGGGAACTTCAAAATAATCTATCTCTTACCTCAAAACAAAAGTGGTACATTTCAAATATTTGATATAAACGGCAAAGCAATTTACAAACAAAACTTACCTCCGTGGAGTACAATGCAATATATATCCTTACCAAAACTTGCAAACGGAGTTTATAATTGCACAATCATAAGCAATAATGAAAGGGTGCATAAAAAGTTGGTTGTTTTTAAGGAGTAG